One ANME-2 cluster archaeon genomic window carries:
- a CDS encoding cyclase family protein: MKMIDISRTIKVDMEMYPGDTGPQITKVSGLDEGDSYNISRITLGTHTGTHVDPPLHLIRDGAGIDSLPMNTLVGNARVLDLSSINRPIEAGDIGPFEAGEIILLKGGSGDSSGSDGPGGLDGSADSGSSGDPGTSGGAYLTAACARYLVDIGIKTIGTDAISIGALDEEYEVHHTLLDAGIVVIEGLEMTDVEAGDYFLVCLPLKIANGDGGPARAVLIKEKE, from the coding sequence ATGAAGATGATCGACATCTCCAGGACCATCAAAGTGGATATGGAGATGTACCCCGGAGATACCGGGCCACAGATAACAAAGGTATCAGGGCTTGATGAGGGTGACTCCTACAACATTTCACGTATCACTCTTGGAACCCATACCGGCACCCATGTGGACCCGCCCCTGCACCTCATACGCGACGGGGCCGGAATTGACAGTCTGCCTATGAACACGCTTGTAGGTAATGCAAGGGTACTGGACTTATCTTCAATTAACAGGCCCATAGAAGCGGGTGATATCGGTCCGTTTGAAGCAGGAGAAATTATCTTATTGAAAGGCGGTTCAGGTGACTCAAGTGGTTCAGATGGCCCAGGTGGTTTGGATGGTTCAGCAGACTCAGGTAGTTCAGGTGATCCGGGCACCTCCGGTGGGGCATATCTTACGGCGGCATGTGCCAGGTACCTCGTAGATATCGGGATCAAGACTATTGGTACCGATGCTATTTCCATAGGCGCTTTGGATGAAGAATATGAGGTTCATCACACCCTGCTGGATGCGGGTATCGTGGTGATCGAAGGCCTTGAAATGACAGATGTGGAAGCAGGGGATTATTTTTTGGTATGCCTGCCGCTAAAGATCGCTAACGGTGACGGGGGGCCTGCCAGGGCAGTGCTGATAAAAGAAAAAGAGTAG
- a CDS encoding WD40 repeat domain-containing protein has translation MKKPVFLICVLLVSAVIIFSGCVSEYEVTEPPKTTPQPEGTSTTTVTPTPTQTVDPIQLLSGPTDEWTNRVRIKDVSISDDGNYVGGVSTQKAIIKTPTRDLLTNFNWPNAQFISVSSSGEYIGIADDDFVKLYDNTGGELHSYNTGGTINQICVLDNGNLIQGGEKSPQLSAVGVKGNEVWNWEPGISTAKVLVFDYSADGRNMLVGTQDDRVYYLNSEGKYTWFKDVFGEVEDVKISDDGEKLYVLTDDNKIHSFDKYANKNWEKEIEINTVEIEISPDGNYILTKPYNAADSFSFKNQVYLLDQNGNVKWMKQMESDVGVIGISDDSKYVVISEGRDLRMYNLNGDEQATYHLESQYGMFFVCLDMTPDASKMALGTTNSLLVFG, from the coding sequence ATGAAAAAACCAGTTTTCCTGATCTGTGTACTTCTTGTATCGGCAGTCATTATCTTCTCAGGGTGTGTATCTGAATACGAGGTAACTGAGCCTCCCAAAACCACACCTCAACCGGAAGGGACCAGTACTACTACTGTTACCCCTACCCCTACACAAACGGTAGACCCAATCCAGCTTCTCAGCGGTCCCACAGATGAATGGACCAACAGGGTAAGGATCAAGGATGTATCTATTTCAGATGATGGTAACTATGTGGGGGGGGTGTCCACCCAGAAGGCCATAATAAAAACGCCCACTAGGGACCTGCTGACAAATTTTAACTGGCCCAATGCCCAGTTCATCTCCGTATCGAGTTCAGGGGAATATATAGGCATAGCTGATGATGATTTTGTTAAATTATATGATAACACCGGAGGAGAACTGCATTCCTATAATACCGGTGGCACTATTAATCAGATATGTGTCCTGGATAATGGCAATTTGATTCAGGGCGGTGAAAAGTCACCGCAGTTATCTGCCGTGGGTGTCAAGGGTAATGAAGTATGGAACTGGGAACCTGGCATATCCACTGCAAAGGTCCTGGTATTTGATTATTCGGCAGACGGCCGGAACATGCTGGTAGGCACCCAGGATGACAGGGTATACTACCTTAACAGTGAGGGGAAGTACACCTGGTTCAAGGACGTGTTCGGTGAAGTTGAAGATGTAAAGATATCAGATGACGGTGAAAAGCTGTATGTCCTGACAGATGATAACAAGATACATTCCTTTGACAAATATGCAAATAAGAACTGGGAAAAGGAAATTGAGATTAACACTGTTGAGATCGAGATCAGCCCAGACGGGAATTATATCCTGACAAAACCCTACAATGCAGCCGATAGTTTTTCGTTTAAGAATCAGGTATATCTGCTTGACCAGAACGGCAATGTGAAATGGATGAAACAGATGGAATCGGATGTAGGGGTTATCGGTATATCAGATGACTCGAAATATGTGGTTATCAGTGAGGGCAGGGACCTGAGAATGTATAACCTGAATGGTGATGAACAGGCAACATACCATCTTGAAAGTCAGTACGGGATGTTTTTCGTATGCCTCGACATGACCCCTGATGCCAGTAAAATGGCCCTTGGCACTACAAACTCACTGTTAGTATTCGGGTAA